Proteins from a genomic interval of Diaphorobacter sp. HDW4A:
- a CDS encoding efflux transporter outer membrane subunit — protein MTRPFALSLLATALLFAGCSTQEPYQRPSLDVPEQFKEAAKLSVESGLWQPARNGTQGAAAPVPQNWWTLYGDATLNQLQDEAQAGSQTLAQATARVRSATASVASSRSSLFPTIGTSGSGTRSKSAGGNYTDSTTGETVARSGTIANSYSLGLNASWELDLWGRVAGQVSASEASAKASEYDLAAAQLSLEASVAQTYFSLRAAEASQRLLRQTLEAYEQSWQLTKNRYQSGVASSADVAQAESQYKSTEAQLIESESTRAQYEHALAALLGKVPANFSLLETAELPAPPDVPAVLASQLLEKRPDIASAERSVAAANAQIGVARAAFFPSLTLSASTGYRAAGLSNLLSAPNLFWSLGPALAMSIFDGGARSAAVESARAQLDLTSATYRQTVITALQEVEDNLVVADALSRELVVQTAAATAARKALTVANNQYKAGIVAYLNVLSAQATVLSAERNLIDVRNRRLAAVNTLLKNVAGSWDEVPATTTQ, from the coding sequence ATGACCAGACCGTTTGCATTGAGCCTGTTGGCCACCGCGTTGCTGTTCGCGGGTTGCTCCACGCAGGAGCCCTATCAGCGCCCGTCTCTCGACGTGCCGGAGCAGTTCAAGGAGGCTGCGAAGCTGAGCGTCGAATCCGGCCTGTGGCAGCCCGCGCGCAATGGCACGCAAGGCGCCGCAGCGCCCGTGCCGCAGAACTGGTGGACGCTGTATGGCGACGCCACGCTCAACCAGTTGCAGGACGAAGCGCAGGCAGGCAGCCAGACGCTGGCGCAGGCAACGGCGCGAGTGCGTTCGGCGACGGCGTCGGTCGCCAGCAGCCGCTCCTCGCTGTTTCCGACCATCGGCACGAGCGGCAGCGGAACGCGCTCGAAATCGGCTGGTGGCAACTACACGGATTCGACCACGGGCGAAACCGTTGCGCGCAGCGGCACCATCGCCAACAGCTACTCGCTGGGCCTGAACGCGAGCTGGGAGCTGGACCTCTGGGGCCGCGTGGCGGGGCAGGTGAGTGCGAGCGAGGCGAGCGCCAAGGCCAGCGAATACGACCTCGCGGCGGCGCAGCTGTCGCTCGAAGCGTCGGTGGCGCAGACCTATTTTTCGCTGCGCGCGGCCGAGGCGTCGCAGCGCTTGCTCCGGCAGACGCTCGAGGCCTACGAGCAGAGTTGGCAATTGACGAAGAACCGCTACCAGTCAGGCGTCGCATCGTCTGCCGACGTGGCGCAGGCCGAGTCGCAGTACAAGAGCACCGAGGCCCAGCTTATCGAATCAGAGTCGACCCGCGCGCAGTACGAGCATGCGCTTGCCGCGCTGCTTGGCAAGGTGCCCGCCAACTTCAGCCTGCTGGAAACCGCAGAGCTGCCAGCGCCACCGGACGTGCCCGCTGTTCTCGCATCGCAGCTGCTGGAAAAGCGCCCGGACATCGCCTCGGCAGAACGCAGTGTGGCCGCAGCGAATGCGCAGATCGGCGTGGCACGCGCGGCGTTTTTCCCGTCACTCACGCTGTCGGCGAGCACGGGCTATCGCGCGGCCGGCTTGTCCAATCTGCTCAGCGCGCCGAATCTCTTCTGGTCGCTGGGCCCGGCGCTGGCGATGTCGATATTCGATGGCGGAGCGCGCAGCGCGGCCGTCGAATCGGCGCGCGCGCAGCTCGACCTGACATCGGCCACCTACCGCCAGACGGTGATCACCGCACTGCAGGAAGTGGAGGACAACCTCGTCGTCGCAGACGCGCTCTCGCGCGAGCTGGTCGTGCAGACCGCTGCCGCCACCGCCGCGCGCAAGGCGCTGACTGTGGCCAACAACCAGTACAAGGCGGGCATCGTCGCCTATCTGAATGTGCTGAGCGCGCAGGCCACCGTGTTGAGCGCGGAACGCAATCTGATCGACGTGCGCAACCGCCGATTGGCGGCGGTGAACACGCTGCTCAAGAACGTGGCTGGAAGCTGGGACGAGGTGCCCGCAACAACAACCCAATGA
- a CDS encoding efflux RND transporter permease subunit — MKSWSSLSAPFIFRPIATMLLTIGLALAGGISYFLLPVAPLPQVDYPTISVTASLPGAAPDTMAATVATPLERALGAIAGVNEMTSSSSLGSTRITLQFDLTRTVDSAARDVQAAINASRTLLPSGMPSNPTYRKVNPADAPILMIALTSDSLTRGQMYDAASTVLAQKLSQVEGVGQASIQGGALPAVRVELDPVRLASNGVSLEQVRTAISNTNANRPLGAVEREDHYWQVATNDQARVAADYAPLVLKWSAGNAIRLSDVADVSDSVQDVRNYGVMNGKPAILLQVFKQPDSNILEAVTRVRALLPQLKASIPAAIDLTIVSDRTPTLRASVVEVERSLVISIALVILVVFLFLRKWRATVIPAVAVPVSLMGTFGVMYLCGYTLDNLSLMALTVATGFVVDDAIVVVENVMRHMERGKSVVRAALDGAREIGFTVVSMSISLIAVFVPIMFMGGIVGRFFREFAVVMSAAILVSMLVSLTTTPMMCAALLRGPEDEGETQTRPRGRIMRAWDRFSAAIGRLEAGSMRVYRKTLAWCLRHQPLVILVLLGVIALNVQLYRVIEKGFIPDQDTGRVMGFIRADQATSFQAMERRIKRFLDIVQQDPAVEYVTGFTGGGQRNSANMFMSLKPLAERKVSSDDVISRLREKLKDEPGARLFMIKQTDIRIGGRQSMAAYDYTLQADDIADLRTWEPRIRQVLSTLPELEDVNSDVQDYGMQTTLVVDRDAASKLGLTMSQIDATLNDAFGQRQVGVIYNPLNQYRVVMEAAPRFLQSPETLRGFFFVNNTGEQVPLTSFAKITTTNTPLSVSHQGGTPASTVSYSLAPNVSLSQANDAIRKAVAELGVPVSVRGSFSGTAGAFQQALAGQPLLILAAILTIYLVLGILYENLVHPLTILSTLPSAGVGALLALMLFKTEFSLIAFIGVILLIGLVKKNAIMMIDFALAREKGGHATPAQSIYRACDLRLRPILMTSMAAIFGALPLMLGRGDGAELRQPLGIAIVGGLLVSQLLTLYTTPVVYVLLERVRNRVVNGWAHRPAGLRSSAPVPASSPAIQTGE, encoded by the coding sequence ATGAAGAGCTGGTCCAGTCTGTCGGCGCCGTTCATCTTCAGGCCCATCGCCACGATGCTGCTGACGATTGGCCTCGCGCTGGCGGGCGGGATTTCGTATTTTCTGCTGCCGGTCGCGCCGCTGCCGCAAGTGGACTATCCGACGATCTCGGTCACCGCGAGCCTGCCCGGCGCGGCCCCCGACACGATGGCCGCGACCGTCGCCACGCCGCTTGAGCGGGCGTTAGGTGCCATCGCAGGCGTGAACGAAATGACGTCGAGCTCCAGCCTCGGGAGCACGCGCATCACGCTGCAGTTCGACTTGACGCGCACTGTGGACAGCGCCGCGCGCGACGTGCAGGCGGCGATCAACGCATCGCGCACCTTGTTGCCTTCGGGCATGCCGAGCAATCCGACCTACCGCAAGGTGAACCCGGCAGACGCTCCGATCCTGATGATCGCGCTGACCTCCGATTCGCTCACACGCGGCCAGATGTATGACGCGGCCTCGACTGTGCTCGCGCAGAAGCTCTCGCAGGTCGAGGGCGTGGGGCAGGCCTCGATTCAGGGCGGCGCGCTGCCCGCCGTGCGGGTGGAGCTCGATCCGGTGCGGCTTGCGTCCAACGGCGTGTCGCTCGAGCAGGTGCGCACCGCGATCTCGAACACCAACGCGAATCGACCGCTCGGCGCGGTCGAGCGTGAAGACCATTACTGGCAGGTGGCCACCAACGATCAGGCGCGCGTGGCTGCAGACTATGCACCGCTGGTGCTCAAATGGTCCGCAGGCAATGCGATCCGCTTGTCTGACGTGGCCGATGTGAGTGATTCGGTGCAGGACGTGCGCAACTACGGCGTGATGAACGGTAAACCTGCCATTTTGCTGCAGGTATTCAAACAGCCGGACTCCAACATCCTCGAGGCCGTGACCCGCGTGCGCGCGCTGCTGCCGCAGCTCAAGGCGTCGATCCCGGCGGCCATCGATCTGACCATCGTCTCTGACCGCACGCCCACGCTGCGCGCGTCGGTGGTGGAGGTCGAACGCTCGCTCGTCATCTCCATCGCGCTGGTGATTCTGGTGGTGTTCCTGTTCCTGCGCAAATGGCGCGCCACGGTCATCCCGGCCGTGGCTGTGCCGGTGTCACTGATGGGCACCTTCGGCGTGATGTACCTGTGCGGCTACACGCTGGACAACCTCTCGCTGATGGCACTCACGGTGGCCACCGGCTTCGTGGTGGACGATGCCATCGTCGTCGTCGAGAACGTCATGCGCCACATGGAGCGCGGCAAGTCCGTTGTGCGCGCGGCGCTTGATGGTGCGCGCGAGATCGGCTTCACCGTCGTATCGATGAGCATTTCGCTGATTGCGGTGTTCGTGCCCATCATGTTCATGGGCGGCATCGTCGGGAGGTTCTTCCGCGAGTTCGCGGTGGTGATGTCGGCGGCGATTCTGGTGTCGATGCTGGTGTCGCTCACCACCACGCCGATGATGTGCGCGGCGCTGCTGCGCGGTCCCGAGGATGAGGGTGAGACCCAGACAAGACCACGTGGCCGCATCATGCGCGCATGGGATCGTTTCTCTGCCGCCATCGGCCGCCTTGAAGCAGGATCGATGCGCGTGTATCGCAAGACGCTGGCCTGGTGTCTGCGCCACCAACCGCTGGTGATTCTGGTGCTGCTCGGCGTGATCGCGCTGAACGTGCAACTCTACCGAGTGATCGAAAAAGGCTTCATCCCCGATCAGGATACGGGCCGCGTGATGGGCTTCATCCGCGCGGATCAGGCGACATCCTTTCAGGCGATGGAGCGGCGCATCAAGCGCTTTCTTGACATCGTCCAGCAGGACCCTGCAGTGGAATATGTGACCGGCTTCACCGGCGGCGGCCAGCGCAATTCGGCCAACATGTTCATGTCACTCAAACCACTGGCCGAGCGCAAGGTGTCCAGTGACGACGTGATCAGCCGGTTGCGCGAGAAGCTCAAGGACGAGCCCGGCGCGCGGCTCTTCATGATCAAGCAGACGGACATTCGCATCGGCGGCCGCCAGAGCATGGCGGCCTACGACTACACGCTGCAGGCCGACGACATCGCCGACCTGCGCACCTGGGAGCCGCGCATTCGTCAGGTGCTCTCGACCTTGCCCGAACTCGAAGACGTGAACAGCGATGTGCAGGATTACGGCATGCAGACCACGCTGGTGGTCGATCGCGATGCGGCGTCGAAGCTGGGCCTCACCATGTCGCAGATTGATGCGACGCTCAACGATGCGTTCGGCCAGCGTCAGGTCGGCGTGATCTACAACCCGCTCAACCAGTACCGCGTGGTGATGGAGGCCGCACCGCGCTTTTTGCAGAGCCCGGAAACGCTGCGTGGTTTCTTCTTCGTGAACAACACCGGCGAGCAAGTGCCGCTCACCTCGTTCGCCAAAATCACGACGACCAACACACCGCTGTCGGTCAGCCATCAGGGCGGCACGCCCGCGAGCACAGTGAGCTACAGCCTCGCGCCCAATGTGTCGCTCTCGCAGGCCAACGATGCGATCCGCAAGGCCGTGGCCGAGCTGGGTGTGCCGGTGTCGGTGCGCGGCAGTTTCAGCGGCACGGCGGGGGCGTTCCAGCAGGCGCTGGCCGGGCAACCGCTGCTGATTCTGGCGGCCATTCTCACCATCTATCTGGTGCTCGGCATCCTGTACGAAAACCTCGTGCATCCGCTCACCATTCTCTCGACCTTGCCGTCGGCGGGCGTGGGTGCGCTGCTTGCGCTGATGCTGTTCAAGACGGAGTTCTCGCTGATCGCCTTCATCGGTGTGATCCTGCTGATCGGGCTGGTCAAGAAGAACGCGATCATGATGATCGACTTTGCTCTCGCGCGCGAAAAAGGCGGCCACGCCACGCCCGCGCAGTCCATCTACCGCGCCTGCGATCTGCGCCTGCGCCCCATCCTCATGACCAGCATGGCGGCGATCTTCGGCGCGCTCCCGCTGATGCTGGGGCGCGGCGACGGCGCGGAGCTGCGCCAGCCGCTGGGCATCGCCATCGTGGGCGGCCTGCTCGTGAGCCAACTGCTCACGCTCTACACCACGCCGGTCGTCTACGTGCTGCTCGAGCGCGTGCGCAACCGTGTGGTCAATGGCTGGGCGCATCGGCCCGCAGGGCTGCGCTCATCCGCGCCCGTGCCCGCATCGTCGCCAGCGATTCAAACGGGGGAATGA
- a CDS encoding MdtB/MuxB family multidrug efflux RND transporter permease subunit, whose amino-acid sequence MNLSRLFILRPIATTLMMVAVLISGILAYRLLPISSLPQVDYPTIEVTTLYPGASPDVMTSNVTAPLERQFGQMPGLDQMSSVSSGGASVISLRFSLDMSMDVAEQQVQAAINAGSNLLPSDLPMPPTYSKVNPADAPILTLAITSPSLPVIRVNDLVENRLAPKLSQVKGVGLVAIAGGRRPAVRIQANPTALASYGMTLDDVRSAIAAANVKGAKGGFDGPSRASTIDANDQLQSAAEYRNLVIAFKNGNPIRLSDVANTVDEAENTRLAAWAANPEQGSQAGVILNIRRQPGANVIQTVDAIKALLPQLKETLPASLDVQILTDRTVTIRASVEDMQVELMLAIGLVVAVIFVFLRSASATLIPSFAVPLSLIGTFGVMYLAGFSINNLTLMALTISTGFVVDDAIVMIENIARYVEKGEPPMQAALKGAKQIGFTIISLTISLIAVLIPLLFMGDVVGRLFHEFAITMAVSILISAVVSLTLTPMLCARLLKHTPEENHGRLYRATGRFFDGMIEKYGRMLSWVLDHRGLTWIVFLATLVVTVLLYFAVPKGFFPEQDTGTIQATTEADQSISFAAMGERQQALVDQLLKDPAVQSISSFIGVDGTNTTLNTGRLLIDLKPHGQRDGVAAVVRRLSDESNQVPGIRLFAQPVQDLTIEDRQARTQYQLLLSSPDMDVLSASTKDLVTRMQGLNQLLDVSTDLQSQGKQAYVKIDRAQASRLGVTVAGVDTALYNAFGQRLISTIFTQSNQYRVVLEVAPQFKLGPEALQSIYVASSSGPPVPLTSIATIEERNMALSVNHVGQLPAATISFNTAPNVSLGHAVQAVQDVMKSMRGEGKLPLSVDANFQGAALAFQASLSSTLLLVLAAIVTMYIVLGVLYESTIHPVTILSTLPSAAVGALLALLLFGLDLDIIAIIGIVLLIGIVKKNAIMMIDFALEAQRDEGRNAHDAIFQACMLRFRPILMTTLAALLGALPLMLGTGVGSELRHPLGVTLVGGLIVSQLLTLFTTPVIYLTFEGWVEKWRVKRGLPPVKLNHPEQEEEERRLGEAP is encoded by the coding sequence ATGAATCTCTCGCGCCTCTTCATTCTGCGGCCCATCGCCACCACCCTGATGATGGTGGCGGTGCTGATCTCGGGCATTCTGGCCTACCGCCTGCTGCCGATCTCGTCGCTGCCGCAGGTGGACTATCCGACCATCGAGGTCACCACGCTCTATCCCGGCGCAAGCCCGGATGTGATGACCTCCAATGTCACCGCGCCGCTCGAGCGCCAGTTCGGGCAGATGCCGGGGCTCGATCAGATGTCCTCGGTCAGCTCGGGCGGCGCGTCAGTCATCAGCCTGCGCTTCTCGCTCGACATGTCGATGGACGTGGCCGAGCAGCAGGTGCAGGCCGCCATCAACGCGGGCTCGAATTTGCTGCCCAGCGACCTGCCGATGCCGCCAACCTACAGCAAGGTCAATCCTGCGGACGCACCGATTCTCACGCTTGCGATCACCTCGCCGTCGTTGCCCGTCATCCGTGTCAATGACCTGGTCGAAAACCGCCTCGCGCCCAAGCTCTCGCAAGTCAAGGGCGTGGGGCTGGTGGCGATTGCGGGCGGACGTCGCCCCGCCGTGCGCATTCAGGCCAATCCCACGGCGCTCGCGAGCTACGGCATGACGCTCGACGATGTGCGCTCGGCCATTGCCGCCGCCAACGTGAAGGGTGCCAAGGGTGGTTTCGACGGCCCGTCGCGCGCATCGACCATTGATGCGAACGACCAACTGCAGTCCGCCGCCGAGTACCGCAATCTCGTCATCGCGTTCAAGAACGGCAACCCGATCCGTCTGTCCGACGTGGCGAACACGGTGGACGAGGCCGAGAACACCCGCCTCGCCGCTTGGGCCGCGAATCCCGAGCAGGGTTCGCAGGCCGGTGTGATCCTCAACATCCGCCGCCAGCCCGGTGCCAACGTGATCCAGACGGTAGATGCGATCAAGGCGCTGCTGCCGCAGTTGAAGGAAACGCTGCCCGCGTCGCTTGATGTGCAGATCCTCACCGACCGCACAGTGACCATCCGCGCCTCGGTCGAGGACATGCAGGTCGAGCTGATGCTGGCGATTGGGCTGGTGGTGGCGGTGATCTTCGTGTTCCTGCGCAGCGCGTCGGCCACTCTGATTCCGAGCTTTGCCGTGCCGCTGTCGCTCATCGGCACCTTCGGCGTGATGTATCTCGCGGGCTTCTCGATCAACAATTTGACGTTGATGGCGCTCACGATATCGACCGGCTTCGTGGTCGATGACGCCATCGTGATGATCGAGAACATCGCGCGCTATGTGGAGAAGGGCGAGCCGCCGATGCAGGCCGCCTTGAAGGGCGCCAAGCAGATTGGCTTCACCATCATCTCGCTGACAATCTCGCTGATTGCGGTGCTGATCCCGCTGCTCTTCATGGGCGACGTGGTGGGCCGTCTGTTTCACGAATTCGCGATCACGATGGCCGTCTCCATCCTGATCTCGGCGGTGGTCTCGCTTACGCTCACGCCCATGCTCTGCGCGCGCTTGCTCAAACATACGCCCGAAGAAAACCACGGCCGCCTGTACCGAGCCACGGGCCGCTTTTTCGACGGCATGATCGAGAAATACGGCCGCATGCTGAGCTGGGTGCTCGACCATCGCGGCCTGACTTGGATCGTCTTTCTTGCGACGCTTGTGGTCACCGTGCTGCTGTATTTTGCGGTGCCCAAGGGCTTCTTCCCCGAGCAGGACACGGGCACGATTCAGGCCACGACCGAGGCGGATCAATCCATCTCGTTCGCCGCCATGGGCGAGCGCCAGCAGGCGCTGGTCGACCAACTGCTCAAGGACCCGGCGGTGCAGTCGATCTCGTCTTTCATCGGGGTGGACGGCACGAACACCACGCTCAACACCGGCCGCCTGCTGATCGATCTGAAACCGCACGGCCAGCGCGATGGGGTGGCGGCCGTCGTGCGGCGTCTCTCCGATGAGTCCAATCAGGTGCCCGGCATTCGCCTCTTTGCGCAGCCGGTGCAGGATCTGACCATCGAGGACCGCCAGGCGCGCACGCAGTACCAGTTGCTGCTTTCGTCGCCCGATATGGATGTGCTGTCCGCGAGCACCAAGGACCTGGTGACGCGCATGCAAGGTTTGAACCAGCTGCTCGATGTGAGCACCGATCTGCAGAGCCAGGGCAAGCAGGCCTACGTGAAGATCGATCGTGCGCAGGCCAGCCGTCTCGGAGTGACAGTGGCGGGCGTCGATACTGCGCTCTACAACGCGTTCGGCCAGCGCCTGATCTCCACCATCTTCACGCAGTCCAACCAGTACCGCGTGGTGCTCGAAGTCGCGCCGCAGTTCAAGCTCGGGCCCGAGGCGCTGCAGTCGATTTACGTCGCGTCGTCGAGCGGGCCGCCGGTGCCGCTCACCTCGATCGCCACCATCGAAGAGCGCAACATGGCGCTGTCGGTCAACCATGTGGGCCAGTTGCCTGCGGCGACGATCTCGTTCAACACGGCGCCCAATGTATCACTCGGACATGCGGTGCAAGCTGTGCAGGACGTGATGAAGTCCATGCGCGGCGAGGGCAAACTGCCGCTGTCAGTCGATGCGAATTTTCAGGGAGCGGCGCTCGCGTTTCAGGCCTCGTTGTCTAGCACGCTGCTCTTGGTGCTTGCGGCCATCGTCACCATGTACATCGTGCTGGGCGTGCTGTATGAGAGCACGATCCATCCGGTGACGATCCTCTCCACGCTGCCATCGGCGGCGGTGGGGGCGCTGCTTGCGTTGCTGCTGTTCGGGCTTGATCTCGATATCATCGCCATCATCGGCATCGTGCTGCTGATCGGCATCGTCAAGAAGAACGCGATCATGATGATCGACTTCGCGCTCGAGGCGCAGCGCGACGAGGGTCGCAACGCGCATGACGCGATCTTCCAGGCCTGCATGCTGCGCTTCCGCCCGATCCTGATGACCACGCTGGCTGCGCTGCTTGGCGCGCTGCCGCTGATGCTGGGCACCGGCGTGGGCAGCGAGCTGCGCCATCCGCTGGGCGTCACGCTGGTCGGTGGTTTGATCGTGAGCCAGTTGCTCACGCTGTTCACCACGCCGGTAATCTACCTGACCTTTGAGGGCTGGGTGGAGAAGTGGCGCGTCAAGCGCGGCCTACCGCCGGTGAAGCTCAACCATCCTGAGCAGGAGGAGGAAGAACGCCGCCTTGGAGAAGCGCCATGA
- a CDS encoding MdtA/MuxA family multidrug efflux RND transporter periplasmic adaptor subunit: MPNRPLSAPNLAHSQTFVKGRARTGLIVTVAAMALVAGGGYWWYQKKQAADASAATAAAPKSGGAAGGRGGPRGAQGNSQTQPVSAGVVDQRDMRVLVSAIGTMSARATAVVRAKVSGELVKLHFKEGDDVKAGQLLAEIDPRSFQATLNQVQGTYQRDQALLKNAQLDLQRYKELQAQDSIANQQVDTQAALVRQYEGTVASDKAQVDAAKLQLSYTRVTAPISGRLGLRQSDLGNVVNPSDTNGLVTISQIKPIDAVFALPEAHVSTLSRRIADRQDLPVELWDRDQKQMLAKGRLNALDNTIDTTTGTVKAKAAFDNADARLFANQFVNVKLQVNLLENALTVPATAVQNNYVYLVKPDNTVTQRKITVGVTDGDRVSVQGDLQPGDQVVTDGIDRLREGAQVSIIASDKVNQVDQAVQNNAAGPRMPRNLPPEVRAKVANMTPEERKAFFQKMREERAARGEAGGGGPESGASRPREHASAPREGASAPSAPMAPASAASR, translated from the coding sequence ATGCCCAATCGCCCACTTTCAGCCCCTAACCTTGCCCATTCCCAGACCTTTGTGAAAGGCAGGGCCCGAACCGGGCTGATCGTGACGGTTGCGGCGATGGCTCTGGTGGCGGGCGGCGGGTACTGGTGGTATCAGAAGAAGCAGGCGGCGGATGCGTCCGCGGCAACGGCTGCGGCGCCCAAGTCGGGCGGTGCGGCCGGTGGCCGAGGCGGCCCGCGAGGTGCGCAGGGCAACTCGCAGACGCAACCGGTTTCCGCTGGCGTGGTGGACCAGCGCGATATGCGCGTGCTGGTCAGCGCTATCGGCACCATGAGTGCGCGGGCCACGGCCGTGGTGCGGGCCAAGGTGAGCGGTGAGCTGGTCAAGCTGCACTTCAAGGAAGGCGACGATGTGAAGGCTGGGCAATTGCTCGCCGAAATTGATCCGCGCAGCTTTCAGGCGACATTGAATCAGGTGCAAGGTACCTACCAGCGCGATCAGGCGCTCCTCAAGAATGCGCAGCTCGATCTGCAGCGCTACAAGGAGCTGCAGGCGCAGGATTCCATCGCCAACCAGCAGGTTGATACCCAGGCCGCGCTGGTGCGCCAGTACGAGGGAACGGTCGCGTCCGACAAGGCACAGGTCGATGCCGCCAAGCTGCAACTGAGCTACACCCGCGTGACCGCGCCGATATCCGGCAGGTTGGGCCTGCGCCAGTCTGATCTGGGCAACGTGGTCAACCCATCGGACACCAATGGCCTTGTCACGATCTCGCAGATCAAGCCCATCGACGCGGTGTTCGCGTTGCCCGAGGCGCATGTGAGCACGCTGTCCCGCCGCATCGCCGATCGGCAGGATCTGCCCGTGGAGTTGTGGGATCGCGACCAGAAACAGATGCTCGCCAAGGGCCGCCTCAACGCCCTCGACAACACCATCGACACGACCACCGGCACCGTCAAGGCCAAGGCCGCGTTCGACAACGCCGATGCCAGACTGTTCGCCAACCAGTTCGTCAACGTGAAGCTGCAGGTGAATCTGCTCGAAAACGCGCTCACCGTGCCAGCGACGGCGGTGCAGAACAACTATGTTTACCTCGTCAAGCCCGACAACACCGTCACCCAGCGCAAGATCACCGTGGGCGTGACGGATGGCGACCGCGTGAGCGTGCAGGGCGATCTGCAGCCTGGCGATCAGGTGGTGACTGACGGCATCGACCGTCTGCGCGAAGGCGCGCAGGTTTCCATCATCGCGTCGGACAAGGTCAATCAGGTGGATCAGGCGGTGCAGAACAACGCTGCGGGTCCGCGCATGCCGCGCAATCTGCCGCCCGAGGTGCGCGCCAAGGTGGCCAACATGACGCCTGAGGAACGAAAGGCCTTCTTCCAGAAGATGCGCGAGGAGCGCGCCGCGCGCGGCGAGGCGGGCGGCGGTGGCCCCGAGTCCGGCGCATCGCGTCCGCGCGAGCATGCATCCGCACCGCGCGAAGGAGCATCGGCCCCGTCCGCCCCGATGGCTCCCGCTTCAGCGGCCAGCCGTTGA
- a CDS encoding lyase family protein, whose product MKPTLSSLSSISAAALLLLGAHAAFAQPVAANQLRDPFFWLGEMNKATLVINSEQGLLDRAMAPRLATGVAKVIAEGSQPGGKRPSSVITFEPLLIKAAGEDVTLLHAGRSSQDMHATFRSAMLRDKLLDLSDQLNVTSTTLVELAARHERTIVPNYTNGVAAQPNSYGHYLLGLSAGLLRDADRIREAYARVDRSPMGTTVLNGTSWPLDRKRMAQYLGFEALVDNAYDAAQISSMDQPVEVASIVTSIALRAGNFVEDVMTQYAQPRPWILLEEGGGNTYVSSAMPQKRNPGLLNDTRSEASTAVTLAMGPVIQTHNITPGMSDPKDVKQNAAMVDSGITTLKRWDRVLKALVISPDRALEELNSDWTASQELADVLMRKYKLPFRDGHHFASEVVAHAKNHNIKPLDFPYAEARRIYAQAMKDSKYGTELPMSEQEFRSTLDPVAIVKDRTTSGGPQPAEMARMLGETRSKLAAQGDWIKTRRAHIRDALARLDKDFDAIAAKDR is encoded by the coding sequence ATGAAGCCGACCCTTTCTTCTCTGTCCTCCATTTCTGCCGCCGCGCTTTTGCTGCTTGGCGCGCACGCTGCCTTTGCGCAGCCTGTTGCCGCGAATCAGCTGCGCGATCCGTTCTTCTGGCTTGGCGAGATGAACAAGGCGACGCTGGTCATCAACTCCGAACAGGGCCTGCTCGACAGGGCCATGGCACCTCGTCTGGCGACCGGCGTAGCCAAGGTCATCGCGGAGGGTAGCCAGCCGGGCGGCAAGCGCCCGAGCAGCGTGATCACCTTCGAGCCGCTCTTGATCAAGGCGGCGGGCGAGGACGTCACTTTGCTGCACGCGGGCCGCTCGAGCCAGGACATGCACGCGACCTTCCGCAGCGCCATGCTGCGCGACAAGCTGCTCGATCTGTCCGATCAGCTGAACGTCACATCGACGACGCTGGTGGAGCTGGCCGCAAGACATGAGCGCACCATCGTGCCCAACTACACCAACGGCGTGGCCGCTCAGCCCAACAGCTACGGCCACTATCTGCTCGGGCTGTCGGCCGGGCTGCTGCGCGATGCCGACCGCATCCGCGAGGCCTATGCGCGCGTCGACCGCTCGCCGATGGGCACCACGGTGCTCAATGGCACGAGCTGGCCGCTGGATCGCAAGCGCATGGCACAGTATCTGGGCTTTGAGGCGCTGGTCGACAACGCGTATGACGCCGCGCAGATCTCGTCGATGGACCAGCCGGTCGAAGTGGCATCCATCGTCACCAGCATCGCGCTGCGTGCGGGCAATTTCGTCGAAGACGTGATGACGCAGTACGCGCAACCGCGTCCGTGGATTCTGTTGGAGGAGGGCGGTGGCAACACCTATGTCTCGAGCGCCATGCCGCAAAAGCGCAACCCCGGCCTGCTCAACGACACGCGCAGCGAGGCGTCCACGGCGGTGACGTTGGCGATGGGCCCGGTTATCCAGACGCACAACATCACGCCCGGCATGAGCGACCCCAAGGATGTGAAGCAGAATGCCGCCATGGTGGACAGCGGCATCACGACACTCAAGCGCTGGGACCGCGTGCTCAAGGCGCTGGTCATCAGCCCGGACCGCGCGCTCGAAGAGCTCAACAGTGACTGGACCGCTTCGCAGGAACTGGCCGACGTGCTGATGCGCAAGTACAAGCTGCCGTTCCGCGATGGGCACCATTTTGCGTCCGAGGTGGTCGCGCATGCGAAGAACCACAACATCAAGCCGCTGGATTTTCCGTATGCCGAGGCACGCAGGATCTACGCGCAGGCGATGAAGGATTCGAAGTACGGCACGGAGCTGCCGATGAGCGAGCAGGAGTTCCGCTCCACGCTGGACCCCGTCGCCATTGTGAAAGACCGCACCACATCGGGCGGGCCTCAGCCTGCTGAGATGGCGCGCATGTTGGGCGAGACGAGATCAAAGCTCGCGGCGCAGGGCGACTGGATCAAGACGCGCCGAGCGCATATCCGCGATGCACTAGCAAGGCTCGACAAGGACTTCGACGCGATCGCGGCCAAGGACCGCTGA